The following proteins are co-located in the Myxocyprinus asiaticus isolate MX2 ecotype Aquarium Trade chromosome 18, UBuf_Myxa_2, whole genome shotgun sequence genome:
- the LOC127456128 gene encoding semaphorin-6D-like isoform X5, with protein MGWRELTIDLLLLLLLAVTHLETVSFPEDNIPLDIVDRHYARQYPVFRGRPSGNESLHRLEFQLMTQIHDTLFIAGRDQVYLVSLRESYRNEIIPYRKLTWRSGQADRETCAMKGKHRDECHNFIKVLVPRNDDLVFICGTNGFNPMCRYYRLDNLEFDGEEISGLARCPFDAKQTNVALFADDKLYSATVADFLASDAVIYRSMGDGSALRTIKYDSKWLKEPHFLHAVDYGDYVYFFFREIAAEHNNLGKAVYSRVARICKNDMGGSQRVLEKHWTSFVKARLNCSVPGESFFYFDVLQAITDIININGVPSVVGVFTTQLNSIPGSAVCAFSMVDIEKVFQGRFKEQKTPDSVWTPFPEEKLPKPRPGCCAGHGSAESYKNSIEFPDETLQFIKSHPLMDASVPSIGDEPWFTKTRVRYRLTALAVDNTAGPHKNYTVVFIGSEAGVVLKVLAKTSPLSLNDSVLLEEIDVFNQAKCLSSNEDDRRILSFHLDKDSHTLFVAFSSCVVKIPLSRCERHSSCQKSCIASRDPYCGWILHGSCERIPAAVETSYEQDVEYGNTAHLGDCHGVWEIQAGESNQMVHMNVLITCVFAAFLLGAFIAGMVVYCYKDAFQRPPRKIQKDAESAQSCTDSTGSFAKLNGLFDSPVKEYQPNIDSPKLYTNLLSNGREVPTTGDTKTMLLSGQPPELAALPTPESTPVLQQKGLQPIKNQWERAHGKLSGSHKDGPPKSPQYFPSSPPPHSTVSNAHIPSAVVLPNATHENRASFISPEGPQAEKKIHNSNHHFSKSGRKDQRRTVDARNTLNDLLKHLNDSNPKGLMVEVPKSRQHLMLEPIVSPTEVPPKVPSREASLYSPSSSLPRNSPTKRLDVPTTPTSPTGQMGTLERQHYHRSSSQRHSISSPPKGRHSPSGATVSRQPSLNRGGYMPSTPTPPTRLDSHGVPMDLTPSISQQNSYSGHGSLPQTSIKRTASLKPDVPPKPNGFAPQTAQMRAVNKYSY; from the exons ATGGGGTGGCGAGAACTGACGATTGACCTGCTGCTACTGCTTCTGCTGGCAGTGACCCACCTGGAGACTGTGAGCTTTCCTGAAGACAACATCCCGCTAGACATCGTGGACAGACACT ATGCTCGACAGTACCCGGTGTTCCGAGGACGCCCATCCGGCAACGAATCTCTGCATAGACTGGAGTTTCAGCTCATGACACAGATACATGATACGCTGTTCATAGCAGGCAG GGACCAGGTTTATTTAGTGAGTTTGAGAGAGTCCTACAGGAATGAGATTATCCCGTACAGG AAACTGACGTGGCGGTCGGGACAGGCTGACAGAGAGACGTGCGCCATGAAGGGAAAACACAGA GACGAGTGCCATAACTTCATTAAAGTTCTGGTTCCGAGAAATGATGATCTGGTGTTCATATGTGGAACAAATGGTTTTAACCCCATGTGCCGCTACTACAGA TTGGACAACCTGGAGTTTGATGGGGAAGAAATCAGCGGGTTGGCCCGTTGCCCGTTTGATGCCAAGCAGACGAACGTTGCCCTGTTTGCTG ATGATAAGCTGTACTCTGCTACAGTGGCGGACTTCCTGGCCAGTGATGCCGTCATATATCGTAGCATGGGAGACGGCTCTGCCCTCCGCACCATCAAATATGACTCCAAGTGGTTAAAAG agCCACATTTCCTCCATGCTGTGGATTATGGGGATTACGTCTACTTTTTCTTCAGAGAAATCGCAGCAGAACACAACAACCTGGGGAAG GCGGTTTACTCCAGAGTGGCTCGGATCTGTAAAAATGACATGGGAGGGTCTCAGCGGGTGCTGGAAAAACACTGGACATCTTTTGTTAAGGCGCGCCTGAACTGCTCTGTTCCTGGAGAATCGTTTTTCTACTTTGACGTTCTTCAAGCCATTACTGACATCATCAACATTAACGGGGTGCCTTCTGTGGTAGGAGTTTTCACCACCCAATTGAACAG tattCCAGGCTCTGCAGTGTGTGCATTCTCGATGGTGGACATTGAGAAAGTATTCCAAGGACGTTTCAAAGAGCAAAAGACGCCAGATTCAGTGTGGACGCCATTTCCTGAGGAGAAGCTGCCTAAGCCCAG acccGGCTGTTGTGCGGGACACGGTTCAGCGGAGTCCTACAAAAATTCCATCGAGTTTCCAGATGAGACCCTTCAGTTCATCAAGTCCCACCCACTCATGGATGCCTCTGTCCCCTCCATCGGAGACGAACCTTGGTTCACCAAAACAAGAGTCAG gTACAGACTGACAGCACTTGCAGTGGACAACACAGCAGGACCCCATAAGAATTACACAGTGGTCTTCATTGGCTCTGAGGCTGGCGTCGTGCTGAAAGTTCTGGCAAAGACATCCCCGCTGTCTTTGAATGACAGCGTCCTACTGGAAGAGATAGACGTCTTCAATCAAGCCAA GTGTTTATCCAGCAACGAGGACGATCGGCGAATTCTGTCCTTCCACCTGGATAAAGACTCGCACACGCTCTTTGTGGCATTTTCCAGCTGTGTGGTCAAGATACCTCTCAGCCGCTGCGAACGGCACAGTTCATGTCAAAA GTCTTGCATTGCTTCTAGAGACCCATACTGTGGGTGGATTTTGCATGGATCCTGTGAGCGCATTCCTGCAGCTGTGGA AACCAGTTATGAGCAAGATGTTGAGTACGGGAACACCGCACACCTCGGCGATTGTCATG GTGTGTGGGAGATACAAGCAGGTGAATCTAACCAGATGGTACACATGAACGTCCTCATCACCTGTGTGTTTGCTGCGTTCCTGCTGGGTGCATTCATTGCCGGCATGGTCGTCTACTGTTATAAGGATGCCTTCCAACGCCCTCCACGCAAGATCCAAAAAGATGCAGAGTCAGCTCAGTCTTGCACAGATTCCACAGGCAGCTTTGCCAAGCTAAATGGTCTGTTTGACAGTCCTGTCAAAGAGTACCAACCCAACATAGATTCCCCCAAACTCTACACCAACCTgctgagcaatgggagggaggtGCCAACCACTGGAGACACCAAGACAATGCTCCTGAGCGGGCAGCCACCAGAACTAGCAGCGCTGCCTACCCCTGAGTCCACACCTGTGCTGCAACAGAAAGGTCTTCAGCCAATAAAGAACCAGTGGGAGAGAGCTCACGGAAAGCTAAGCGGCTCTCACAAAGATGGGCCACCCAAAAGCCCACAATACTTCCCCTCCAGCCCACCTCCTCATTCCACCGTCAGCAACGCCCACATTCCCAGTGCTGTGGTACTGCCCAATGCCACGCATGAGAACAGGGCCTCCTTCATTTCCCCTGAAGGGCCTCAAGCTGAGAAAAAGATCCACAATAGCAATCACCATTTTTCCAAATCGGGCCGTAAAGACCAGCGGCGCACTGTGGatgccaggaacacactgaacgaCCTCCTGAAGCACCTGAACGATAGCAACCCCAAGGGATTAATGGTGGAGGTGCCCAAGTCCCGTCAGCACCTCATGCTAGAACCCATTGTGAGCCCAACAGAGGTCCCACCCAAAGTCCCAAGCCGAGAAGCCTCCTTGTACTCTCCCTCTTCCTCTTTACCCAGGAATAGCCCAACCAAGAGACTGGACGTTCCGACTACGCCAACGTCTCCTACTGGTCAGATGGGAACTCTCGAGAGACAGCATTATCACCGCAGCTCATCCCAGCGGCACTCTATATCTTCGCCGCCCAAAGGGCGGCACTCACCCAGTGGGGCCACTGTGTCCCGCCAGCCCAGCTTGAACAGAGGCGGGTACATGCCCTCAACCCCTACCCCACCCACCAGACTGGACTCTCACGGGGTGCCGATGGATTTGACGCCCTCCATATCCCAGCAGAATAGCTACAGTGGTCATGGATCTTTACCCCAAACCTCAATCAAACGGACAGCATCGCTAAAGCCTGATGTGCCCCCCAAACCCAACGGCTTTGCACCACAGACTGCACAAATGAGGGCAGTGAACAAATACAGCTACTGA
- the LOC127456128 gene encoding semaphorin-6D-like isoform X4 yields MGWRELTIDLLLLLLLAVTHLETVSFPEDNIPLDIVDRHYARQYPVFRGRPSGNESLHRLEFQLMTQIHDTLFIAGRDQVYLVSLRESYRNEIIPYRKLTWRSGQADRETCAMKGKHRDECHNFIKVLVPRNDDLVFICGTNGFNPMCRYYRLDNLEFDGEEISGLARCPFDAKQTNVALFADDKLYSATVADFLASDAVIYRSMGDGSALRTIKYDSKWLKEPHFLHAVDYGDYVYFFFREIAAEHNNLGKAVYSRVARICKNDMGGSQRVLEKHWTSFVKARLNCSVPGESFFYFDVLQAITDIININGVPSVVGVFTTQLNSIPGSAVCAFSMVDIEKVFQGRFKEQKTPDSVWTPFPEEKLPKPRPGCCAGHGSAESYKNSIEFPDETLQFIKSHPLMDASVPSIGDEPWFTKTRVRYRLTALAVDNTAGPHKNYTVVFIGSEAGVVLKVLAKTSPLSLNDSVLLEEIDVFNQAKCLSSNEDDRRILSFHLDKDSHTLFVAFSSCVVKIPLSRCERHSSCQKSCIASRDPYCGWILHGSCERIPAAVETSYEQDVEYGNTAHLGDCHEFLATTSAPDFKSYGDPTSGVWEIQAGESNQMVHMNVLITCVFAAFLLGAFIAGMVVYCYKDAFQRPPRKIQKDAESAQSCTDSTGSFAKLNGLFDSPVKEYQPNIDSPKLYTNLLSNGREVPTTGDTKTMLLSGQPPELAALPTPESTPVLQQKGLQPIKNQWERAHGKLSGSHKDGPPKSPQYFPSSPPPHSTVSNAHIPSAVVLPNATHENRASFISPEGPQAEKKIHNSNHHFSKSGRKDQRRTVDARNTLNDLLKHLNDSNPKGLMVEVPKSRQHLMLEPIVSPTEVPPKVPSREASLYSPSSSLPRNSPTKRLDVPTTPTSPTGQMGTLERQHYHRSSSQRHSISSPPKGRHSPSGATVSRQPSLNRGGYMPSTPTPPTRLDSHGVPMDLTPSISQQNSYSGHGSLPQTSIKRTASLKPDVPPKPNGFAPQTAQMRAVNKYSY; encoded by the exons ATGGGGTGGCGAGAACTGACGATTGACCTGCTGCTACTGCTTCTGCTGGCAGTGACCCACCTGGAGACTGTGAGCTTTCCTGAAGACAACATCCCGCTAGACATCGTGGACAGACACT ATGCTCGACAGTACCCGGTGTTCCGAGGACGCCCATCCGGCAACGAATCTCTGCATAGACTGGAGTTTCAGCTCATGACACAGATACATGATACGCTGTTCATAGCAGGCAG GGACCAGGTTTATTTAGTGAGTTTGAGAGAGTCCTACAGGAATGAGATTATCCCGTACAGG AAACTGACGTGGCGGTCGGGACAGGCTGACAGAGAGACGTGCGCCATGAAGGGAAAACACAGA GACGAGTGCCATAACTTCATTAAAGTTCTGGTTCCGAGAAATGATGATCTGGTGTTCATATGTGGAACAAATGGTTTTAACCCCATGTGCCGCTACTACAGA TTGGACAACCTGGAGTTTGATGGGGAAGAAATCAGCGGGTTGGCCCGTTGCCCGTTTGATGCCAAGCAGACGAACGTTGCCCTGTTTGCTG ATGATAAGCTGTACTCTGCTACAGTGGCGGACTTCCTGGCCAGTGATGCCGTCATATATCGTAGCATGGGAGACGGCTCTGCCCTCCGCACCATCAAATATGACTCCAAGTGGTTAAAAG agCCACATTTCCTCCATGCTGTGGATTATGGGGATTACGTCTACTTTTTCTTCAGAGAAATCGCAGCAGAACACAACAACCTGGGGAAG GCGGTTTACTCCAGAGTGGCTCGGATCTGTAAAAATGACATGGGAGGGTCTCAGCGGGTGCTGGAAAAACACTGGACATCTTTTGTTAAGGCGCGCCTGAACTGCTCTGTTCCTGGAGAATCGTTTTTCTACTTTGACGTTCTTCAAGCCATTACTGACATCATCAACATTAACGGGGTGCCTTCTGTGGTAGGAGTTTTCACCACCCAATTGAACAG tattCCAGGCTCTGCAGTGTGTGCATTCTCGATGGTGGACATTGAGAAAGTATTCCAAGGACGTTTCAAAGAGCAAAAGACGCCAGATTCAGTGTGGACGCCATTTCCTGAGGAGAAGCTGCCTAAGCCCAG acccGGCTGTTGTGCGGGACACGGTTCAGCGGAGTCCTACAAAAATTCCATCGAGTTTCCAGATGAGACCCTTCAGTTCATCAAGTCCCACCCACTCATGGATGCCTCTGTCCCCTCCATCGGAGACGAACCTTGGTTCACCAAAACAAGAGTCAG gTACAGACTGACAGCACTTGCAGTGGACAACACAGCAGGACCCCATAAGAATTACACAGTGGTCTTCATTGGCTCTGAGGCTGGCGTCGTGCTGAAAGTTCTGGCAAAGACATCCCCGCTGTCTTTGAATGACAGCGTCCTACTGGAAGAGATAGACGTCTTCAATCAAGCCAA GTGTTTATCCAGCAACGAGGACGATCGGCGAATTCTGTCCTTCCACCTGGATAAAGACTCGCACACGCTCTTTGTGGCATTTTCCAGCTGTGTGGTCAAGATACCTCTCAGCCGCTGCGAACGGCACAGTTCATGTCAAAA GTCTTGCATTGCTTCTAGAGACCCATACTGTGGGTGGATTTTGCATGGATCCTGTGAGCGCATTCCTGCAGCTGTGGA AACCAGTTATGAGCAAGATGTTGAGTACGGGAACACCGCACACCTCGGCGATTGTCATG aatttttggccactacatCAGCGCCAGATTTCAAATCATATGGCGACCCAACCTCTG GTGTGTGGGAGATACAAGCAGGTGAATCTAACCAGATGGTACACATGAACGTCCTCATCACCTGTGTGTTTGCTGCGTTCCTGCTGGGTGCATTCATTGCCGGCATGGTCGTCTACTGTTATAAGGATGCCTTCCAACGCCCTCCACGCAAGATCCAAAAAGATGCAGAGTCAGCTCAGTCTTGCACAGATTCCACAGGCAGCTTTGCCAAGCTAAATGGTCTGTTTGACAGTCCTGTCAAAGAGTACCAACCCAACATAGATTCCCCCAAACTCTACACCAACCTgctgagcaatgggagggaggtGCCAACCACTGGAGACACCAAGACAATGCTCCTGAGCGGGCAGCCACCAGAACTAGCAGCGCTGCCTACCCCTGAGTCCACACCTGTGCTGCAACAGAAAGGTCTTCAGCCAATAAAGAACCAGTGGGAGAGAGCTCACGGAAAGCTAAGCGGCTCTCACAAAGATGGGCCACCCAAAAGCCCACAATACTTCCCCTCCAGCCCACCTCCTCATTCCACCGTCAGCAACGCCCACATTCCCAGTGCTGTGGTACTGCCCAATGCCACGCATGAGAACAGGGCCTCCTTCATTTCCCCTGAAGGGCCTCAAGCTGAGAAAAAGATCCACAATAGCAATCACCATTTTTCCAAATCGGGCCGTAAAGACCAGCGGCGCACTGTGGatgccaggaacacactgaacgaCCTCCTGAAGCACCTGAACGATAGCAACCCCAAGGGATTAATGGTGGAGGTGCCCAAGTCCCGTCAGCACCTCATGCTAGAACCCATTGTGAGCCCAACAGAGGTCCCACCCAAAGTCCCAAGCCGAGAAGCCTCCTTGTACTCTCCCTCTTCCTCTTTACCCAGGAATAGCCCAACCAAGAGACTGGACGTTCCGACTACGCCAACGTCTCCTACTGGTCAGATGGGAACTCTCGAGAGACAGCATTATCACCGCAGCTCATCCCAGCGGCACTCTATATCTTCGCCGCCCAAAGGGCGGCACTCACCCAGTGGGGCCACTGTGTCCCGCCAGCCCAGCTTGAACAGAGGCGGGTACATGCCCTCAACCCCTACCCCACCCACCAGACTGGACTCTCACGGGGTGCCGATGGATTTGACGCCCTCCATATCCCAGCAGAATAGCTACAGTGGTCATGGATCTTTACCCCAAACCTCAATCAAACGGACAGCATCGCTAAAGCCTGATGTGCCCCCCAAACCCAACGGCTTTGCACCACAGACTGCACAAATGAGGGCAGTGAACAAATACAGCTACTGA